One Helicobacter pylori NCTC 11637 = CCUG 17874 = ATCC 43504 = JCM 12093 genomic window, CACAATTAAACGCCCTAGAATTTTTAGATCTTTTAAAAAAGAAATTCCCCCATTTAGAACGCCTAGTCGTGGGCTATGATTTCAGGTTTGGGCATGAGAGGCAAAATGACGCTTTATTCTTAAAAGAGCGTTTTGAAAAAACCATTATTGTGCCTGAAGTGAAAATCCAAAATATTAGCGTGCATTCTAAGATGATCAAACTAGCCCTAAGTCATGGCGACTTATCTTTGGCTAACAAGCTCTTAGGCAGGCCTTATGAAGTGTGCGGAAAAGTCATTAGCGATCAAGGCTTAGGGCATAAAGAATTAGTTCCTACTTTAAATATCAAAACTAAAGATTTTATCCTCCCTAGTTTTGGGGTGTATGCGAGTTTGGTGAGAATAAAAGATCCAATTTATCAAAAAAGCGTGAGTTTTATAGGCAATCGCTTAAGCACGGATCACAATTTCGCCATAGAATGCCATGTGCTTGATACCATCATAGAAAAACCGCCTAAAGAAATCGCTTTGCGTTGGGTTCAAAAAATACGAGACAACATGCGTTTTTCTTCGTTAAAAGAGCTTAAAAATCAGATCCAACAAGACATCTTAAGAGCCAAAGAGATTTTGAGATAATTTGTGTTAAAATGACTCTCAAAAACCTTAAAAACGGAAAAATTTGATGCGATTGAGTAACGCTGACTTAGAACGATTAAAAAGCATGGCGAATGCGCTTCGCTTTTTGTGCGCAGACATGATAGATAAGGCTAATAGCGGGCATCCGGGCGTGTGCTTGGGATTAGCCGATGTGATGGTGGTTTTAAGCTTGCACCTAAACCTAAACCCCACTAACCCTAAATGGCTCAACAGAGACAGGCTGGTTTTTAGCGGAGGGCATGCGAGCGCGTTAGCGTATAGTTTGTTGCATTTGTGGGGCTTTGATTTGAGTTTAGAAGATTTAAAGCG contains:
- a CDS encoding bifunctional riboflavin kinase/FAD synthetase → MLNFLSISSEPKIKSLAIGKFDGLHLGHQALFKELKDPKALLIIEKKHYTKGYLTPLKYRAKLVGMPLFFVYLEEISQLNALEFLDLLKKKFPHLERLVVGYDFRFGHERQNDALFLKERFEKTIIVPEVKIQNISVHSKMIKLALSHGDLSLANKLLGRPYEVCGKVISDQGLGHKELVPTLNIKTKDFILPSFGVYASLVRIKDPIYQKSVSFIGNRLSTDHNFAIECHVLDTIIEKPPKEIALRWVQKIRDNMRFSSLKELKNQIQQDILRAKEILR